A window of Tatumella citrea genomic DNA:
CCGCTTCGGCCCGGGGAGCTCTTTATGCCTTCGCAACGTGAAATCCGTATTAATGCCTTTGATATGAACTGTGTCGGGCACCAGTCACCAGGGCTGTGGGCCCATCCGCGTGACCGCTCATGGCAGTACAAAGATCTGGAGTACTGGACCGATCTGGCTCGTCTGCTGGAACGCGGGAAATTCGACGGGTTGTTTATTGCCGATGTGCTGGGCATTTATGATGTCTACAACGGCACTTCCGATGCCGCCATTCGTAACGCAACCCAGGTGCCGGTTAATGATCCTCTGGCACTGATTACCCCGATGGCACTGGTCACCGAACATCTTGGTTTTGGTCTGACGGCTTCACTTTCGTTTGAACATCCGTATCCGTTTGCCCGCCGTCTTTCAACGCTCGACCACCTGACTAAAGGCCGTGTTGGCTGGAATATTGTCACCTCTTATCTGGAAAGCGGCGCCCGCAATATCGGCCATAAAGCGCAGACCGGACATGACGCCCGTTACGATTATGCCGACGAGTATTTGCAGGTGGTCTACAAGCTGCTGGAAGGGAGCTGGGAAGATGATGCGGTACTGCGTGACTGTCAGCGCGGTATTTTCAGCGATCCACAGAAAATCCATCCGATTAACCATCAGGGGAATTTTTTCCAGGTGCCGGGTATTCATCTGTGTGAACCCTCGCCGCAGCGTACCCCGGTGCTCTATCAGGCAGGTGCCTCCAGCCGGGGTAAACAG
This region includes:
- a CDS encoding LLM class flavin-dependent oxidoreductase produces the protein MPSQREIRINAFDMNCVGHQSPGLWAHPRDRSWQYKDLEYWTDLARLLERGKFDGLFIADVLGIYDVYNGTSDAAIRNATQVPVNDPLALITPMALVTEHLGFGLTASLSFEHPYPFARRLSTLDHLTKGRVGWNIVTSYLESGARNIGHKAQTGHDARYDYADEYLQVVYKLLEGSWEDDAVLRDCQRGIFSDPQKIHPINHQGNFFQVPGIHLCEPSPQRTPVLYQAGASSRGKQFAAEHAECVFVAAPSKVLLKKTVADIRRRAEEAGRDPRSVLIFNLQTVIVGETDQQARAKWQDYKKYVSYEGALTLISGWTGIDFSEYRPDQVLKHLHTNAIQSAVETFSTADPDRQWTVEALADWVGIGGFGPLLVGSAETVADELQSWVEETDVDGFNLAYALTHETFSDVVELLVPELQKRGVYKQDYQPGTLREKLFNQGPRLQAPHPGAGYRVSAS